A stretch of Halomonas elongata DSM 2581 DNA encodes these proteins:
- the phhA gene encoding phenylalanine 4-monooxygenase: protein MKAHDDQITSKTGYRVHMPDDDGYIAWSTRENATWQTLMERQLALVEGRVCREYLDGLERLALPRDRVPQLADIDRVLKDATGWETAQVPALIPFDTFFELLAARRFPVATFIRSPEEMDYLKEPDIFHEIFGHCPMLTNPSFAEFTATYGRLGLNATPKERVYLARLYWMTVEFGLVDTAEGRRIYGGGIISSPKETLHALSDTPVHAPFDPMDALRTPYRIDILQPLYYVLDSLETLHELSERDIMGMVHEAMELGLFEPRFPPKPKPTEAASA, encoded by the coding sequence ATGAAGGCACATGACGACCAGATCACCAGCAAGACCGGCTACCGGGTCCACATGCCGGACGACGATGGTTACATCGCCTGGTCGACGCGCGAGAACGCCACCTGGCAGACCCTCATGGAGCGGCAGCTCGCACTGGTGGAGGGGCGCGTATGCCGGGAATACCTGGATGGCCTCGAACGCCTGGCCTTACCACGGGACCGGGTCCCCCAGCTCGCCGACATCGACCGTGTCCTCAAGGATGCCACCGGCTGGGAAACCGCCCAGGTACCGGCACTGATCCCCTTCGACACCTTCTTCGAGCTGCTCGCCGCCCGGCGCTTTCCGGTGGCTACCTTCATCCGTTCCCCCGAGGAAATGGACTACCTCAAGGAACCCGACATCTTCCACGAGATCTTCGGCCACTGTCCGATGCTCACCAACCCGTCCTTCGCCGAGTTCACCGCCACCTATGGCCGACTGGGGCTGAATGCCACGCCGAAGGAGCGCGTCTACCTGGCACGCCTGTACTGGATGACCGTGGAGTTCGGGCTGGTCGACACCGCCGAGGGCCGGCGCATCTATGGCGGCGGGATCATCTCCTCGCCCAAGGAGACGTTGCACGCCCTGTCCGACACGCCGGTCCACGCGCCCTTCGATCCCATGGACGCCCTGCGCACCCCCTATCGCATCGACATTCTCCAGCCGCTCTACTATGTATTGGACAGCCTGGAGACACTGCATGAACTGTCGGAACGCGACATCATGGGCATGGTCCACGAGGCCATGGAACTGGGACTCTTCGAGCCGCGCTTTCCGCCCAAGCCGAAGCCGACCGAAGCCGCCAGTGCCTGA
- a CDS encoding amino acid aminotransferase, translated as MFEQIERVPGDAILGLIEAFKKDINPQKVDLGVGVYRDAQGNTPVMRAVKAAEDLLLKNETTKTYIGSHGDPRYGQAVLPLVLGEGSPVLEAGRASATQSPGGTGALRLAADFIATQLPGKDVWVSDPTWPNHLGIFPAAGLTLKKYPYVDAENRLDFDGMLAALKEIPEGDVVLLHACCHNPTGFDLSREQWGQVLEVVKQRKLLPLVDFAYQGFGEGLDEDAYGPRLLAENLDEVIITSSCSKNFGIYCERTGCLIMVAKNSEQMENVRSQVAIVARENYSNPPAHGGAIVAEILHSAELSAIWREELTEMRDRINTLRRDFVEALKPYGLDQKYACVAEQRGMFSYTGLTPEQVDRLRDEFGIYMVRSGRANVAGFSQENLPYLAKAIAAVN; from the coding sequence ATGTTCGAGCAAATTGAGCGGGTCCCCGGGGATGCCATCCTCGGGCTCATCGAGGCCTTCAAGAAGGACATCAACCCCCAGAAGGTCGATCTCGGCGTCGGCGTCTATCGTGACGCCCAGGGCAACACGCCGGTAATGCGCGCGGTCAAGGCCGCCGAGGACCTGCTGCTCAAGAACGAGACCACCAAGACCTACATCGGTTCTCACGGCGATCCGCGCTACGGCCAGGCGGTGTTGCCCCTGGTGCTCGGCGAAGGCTCGCCGGTACTCGAGGCCGGCCGCGCCAGCGCCACCCAGTCACCCGGCGGTACCGGCGCCCTGCGCCTGGCGGCGGACTTCATTGCCACCCAGCTGCCGGGCAAGGACGTCTGGGTCAGCGACCCGACCTGGCCGAACCACCTGGGTATCTTCCCGGCCGCAGGCCTCACCCTGAAGAAGTATCCCTACGTGGATGCCGAGAACCGTCTCGACTTCGACGGCATGCTGGCCGCACTCAAGGAGATTCCCGAGGGTGACGTGGTGCTGCTGCACGCCTGCTGCCACAACCCCACCGGCTTCGACCTCTCCCGCGAGCAGTGGGGCCAGGTCCTCGAGGTGGTCAAGCAGCGCAAGCTGCTGCCGCTGGTCGACTTCGCCTATCAGGGCTTCGGCGAAGGGCTCGACGAAGACGCCTATGGCCCGCGCCTGCTGGCCGAGAACCTCGACGAGGTGATCATCACCAGCTCCTGCTCGAAGAACTTCGGCATCTACTGCGAGCGTACCGGCTGCCTGATCATGGTCGCCAAGAACAGCGAGCAGATGGAGAACGTGCGCTCTCAGGTCGCCATCGTGGCCCGCGAGAACTACTCCAACCCGCCGGCCCACGGCGGTGCCATCGTCGCCGAGATCCTCCATTCGGCCGAGCTTTCCGCCATCTGGCGCGAGGAGCTCACCGAAATGCGCGACCGCATCAACACCCTGCGCCGCGACTTCGTCGAGGCCTTGAAGCCCTACGGCCTGGACCAGAAGTATGCCTGCGTCGCCGAGCAGCGCGGCATGTTCTCCTACACCGGCCTGACGCCGGAACAGGTGGATCGCCTGCGCGACGAGTTCGGTATCTACATGGTCCGCTCCGGCCGCGCCAACGTCGCCGGTTTCTCCCAGGAGAACCTGCCCTACCTGGCCAAGGCGATCGCCGCCGTCAACTGA
- a CDS encoding 4a-hydroxytetrahydrobiopterin dehydratase, producing the protein MSELSEQQCEACSWDAPHVTDDEIETYRREVPEWQIVERDGIMQLERSYKFRNFRQALAFTNKVGEIAEQAGHHPALLTEWGKVTVTWWSHEMKGLHKNDFILAARTDEVAK; encoded by the coding sequence ATGAGCGAGCTTTCCGAACAACAGTGCGAAGCCTGCAGCTGGGATGCGCCCCACGTCACCGACGACGAGATCGAGACCTACCGCCGTGAGGTTCCCGAGTGGCAGATCGTCGAGCGCGATGGCATCATGCAACTGGAGCGGAGCTATAAGTTCCGCAACTTCCGACAGGCCCTGGCGTTCACCAACAAGGTTGGTGAAATCGCCGAGCAGGCAGGGCACCACCCGGCGCTGCTGACCGAGTGGGGCAAGGTCACCGTGACCTGGTGGTCCCACGAGATGAAGGGCCTGCACAAGAACGATTTCATTCTTGCCGCCAGAACCGACGAGGTAGCGAAGTAA